Proteins encoded in a region of the Xylocopa sonorina isolate GNS202 chromosome 1, iyXylSono1_principal, whole genome shotgun sequence genome:
- the LOC143431552 gene encoding glycogen synthase kinase-3 beta isoform X4 — MAPAATLDWSEPCQHWRYPKFCPSGQQKHERAKSAMELSSKEANTAYKKFCKFLRRLKNKKHRDGNKVTAVVATPGAGPDRPQEISYTDTKVIGNGSFGVVYLAKLCDTEELVAIKKVLQDKRFKNRELQIMRRLEHCNIVKLKYFFYSSGDKNILNATNAVFHVDKDEVYLNLVLEYIPETVYKVARHYNKSKQTIPINFIKLYMYQLFRSLAYIHSLGICHRDIKPQNLLLDPESGVLKLCDFGSAKHLVKGEPNVSYICSRYYRAPELIFGAIDYTTKIDVWSAGCVVAELLLGQPIFPGDSGVDQLVEIIKVLGTPTRDQIREMNPNYTEFKFPQIKAHPWQKFMLQRMSGLKCSMEHQKIRVFRARTPSEAMELVAGLLEYTPSGRITPLEACAHPFFDELREQGTRLPNGRELPPLFNFTEYELRIQPALNSILKPKYMQTSENSGSQSEPVAGSSDENTREREENE, encoded by the exons ATGGCACCCGCAGCCACGTTGGACTGGTCAGAGCCTTGCCAGCACTGGCGTTACCCGAAATTCTGCCCGTCTGGACAGCAGAAGCATGAGAGGGCGAAGAGCGCTATGGAACTCAGCAGCAAGGAGGCGAACACCGCGTACAAAAAGTTCTGCAAGTTCCTGCGCCGGCTGAAGAACAAGAAAC ATAGAGATGGCAACAAAGTGACGGCGGTGGTGGCTACACCTGGTGCGGGCCCGGATCGTCCCCAAGAAATCTCCTATACGGACACTAAAGTAATCGGTAACGGCAGCTTCGGCGTTGTGTACCTGGCGAAACTATGTGATACGGAAGAATTGGTCGCCATCAAGAAGGTTCTACAGGACAAACGATTCAAG AACAGGGAGTTACAAATCATGCGGCGCCTCGAGCACTGCAACATCGTGAAACTGAAATACTTCTTCTACTCGAGCGGCGACAAG AACATCTTAAACGCGACTAATGCAGTTTTTCACGTGGAC AAGGACGAGGTTTATCTGAATCTAGTACTGGAATACATACCCGAAACTGTGTACAAAGTTGCTCGGCATTATAACAAAAGCAAGCAGACCATACCGATCAATTTTATCAAG CTGTACATGTACCAACTATTCCGCTCTCTGGCGTACATCCACTCGTTGGGGATCTGTCACAGGGACATCAAACCGCAGAATCTGCTGCTGGACCCGGAATCCGGCGTCCTGAAGCTCTGTGATTTCGGCTCGGCCAAGCACCTGGTCAAAGGGGAGCCCAACGTGTCTTACATCTGTAGTCGTTATTATCGCGCGCCCGAATTGATCTTTGGTGCTATCGATTATACCACGAAAATTG ACGTGTGGAGCGCAGGTTGCGTAGTGGCGGAATTGTTGCTGGGTCAGCCGATATTCCCCGGCGATAGCGGCGTGGATCAGCTGGTCGAGATCATCAAGGTCCTCGGGACACCTACTCGCGACCAGATACGCGAGATGAACCCCAACTACACCGAGTTCAAATTTCCACAGATCAAGGCGCACCCATGGCAAAAG TTTATGCTTCAACGAATGAGTGGACTAAAGTGTTCCATGGAGCACCAAAAGATTAGA GTGTTCAGGGCACGCACGCCATCAGAAGCGATGGAGTTGGTGGCCGGGCTGCTCGAATACACGCCGTCCGGTCGGATCACGCCGCTGGAAGCGTGCGCCCATCCGTTCTTCGACGAGCTCCGGGAGCAGGGGACGCGGCTGCCGAACGGCCGGGAACTCCCGCCGTTATTCAACTTCACCGAGTACGAGCTGCGAATTCAGCCGGCCCTGAATTCGATCCTAAAGCCGAAGTACATGCAAACATCGGAGAACTCCGGCAGCCAGTCGGAACCGGTTGCTGGGAGTAGCG ACGAGAACACACGCGAGAGGGAGGAAAACGAGTGA
- the LOC143431552 gene encoding glycogen synthase kinase-3 beta isoform X1 — protein sequence MAPAATLDWSEPCQHWRYPKFCPSGQQKHERAKSAMELSSKEANTAYKKFCKFLRRLKNKKHRDGNKVTAVVATPGAGPDRPQEISYTDTKVIGNGSFGVVYLAKLCDTEELVAIKKVLQDKRFKNRELQIMRRLEHCNIVKLKYFFYSSGDKNILNATNAVFHVDKDEVYLNLVLEYIPETVYKVARHYNKSKQTIPINFIKLYMYQLFRSLAYIHSLGICHRDIKPQNLLLDPESGVLKLCDFGSAKHLVKGEPNVSYICSRYYRAPELIFGAIDYTTKIDVWSAGCVVAELLLGQPIFPGDSGVDQLVEIIKVLGTPTRDQIREMNPNYTEFKFPQIKAHPWQKFMLQRMSGLKCSMEHQKIRVFRARTPSEAMELVAGLLEYTPSGRITPLEACAHPFFDELREQGTRLPNGRELPPLFNFTEYELRIQPALNSILKPKYMQTSENSGSQSEPVAGSSGNSSDNNVNTNTLSTSKNTDPGQSNMA from the exons ATGGCACCCGCAGCCACGTTGGACTGGTCAGAGCCTTGCCAGCACTGGCGTTACCCGAAATTCTGCCCGTCTGGACAGCAGAAGCATGAGAGGGCGAAGAGCGCTATGGAACTCAGCAGCAAGGAGGCGAACACCGCGTACAAAAAGTTCTGCAAGTTCCTGCGCCGGCTGAAGAACAAGAAAC ATAGAGATGGCAACAAAGTGACGGCGGTGGTGGCTACACCTGGTGCGGGCCCGGATCGTCCCCAAGAAATCTCCTATACGGACACTAAAGTAATCGGTAACGGCAGCTTCGGCGTTGTGTACCTGGCGAAACTATGTGATACGGAAGAATTGGTCGCCATCAAGAAGGTTCTACAGGACAAACGATTCAAG AACAGGGAGTTACAAATCATGCGGCGCCTCGAGCACTGCAACATCGTGAAACTGAAATACTTCTTCTACTCGAGCGGCGACAAG AACATCTTAAACGCGACTAATGCAGTTTTTCACGTGGAC AAGGACGAGGTTTATCTGAATCTAGTACTGGAATACATACCCGAAACTGTGTACAAAGTTGCTCGGCATTATAACAAAAGCAAGCAGACCATACCGATCAATTTTATCAAG CTGTACATGTACCAACTATTCCGCTCTCTGGCGTACATCCACTCGTTGGGGATCTGTCACAGGGACATCAAACCGCAGAATCTGCTGCTGGACCCGGAATCCGGCGTCCTGAAGCTCTGTGATTTCGGCTCGGCCAAGCACCTGGTCAAAGGGGAGCCCAACGTGTCTTACATCTGTAGTCGTTATTATCGCGCGCCCGAATTGATCTTTGGTGCTATCGATTATACCACGAAAATTG ACGTGTGGAGCGCAGGTTGCGTAGTGGCGGAATTGTTGCTGGGTCAGCCGATATTCCCCGGCGATAGCGGCGTGGATCAGCTGGTCGAGATCATCAAGGTCCTCGGGACACCTACTCGCGACCAGATACGCGAGATGAACCCCAACTACACCGAGTTCAAATTTCCACAGATCAAGGCGCACCCATGGCAAAAG TTTATGCTTCAACGAATGAGTGGACTAAAGTGTTCCATGGAGCACCAAAAGATTAGA GTGTTCAGGGCACGCACGCCATCAGAAGCGATGGAGTTGGTGGCCGGGCTGCTCGAATACACGCCGTCCGGTCGGATCACGCCGCTGGAAGCGTGCGCCCATCCGTTCTTCGACGAGCTCCGGGAGCAGGGGACGCGGCTGCCGAACGGCCGGGAACTCCCGCCGTTATTCAACTTCACCGAGTACGAGCTGCGAATTCAGCCGGCCCTGAATTCGATCCTAAAGCCGAAGTACATGCAAACATCGGAGAACTCCGGCAGCCAGTCGGAACCGGTTGCTGGGAGTAGCGGTAACTCTAGTGATAATAACGTGAACACCAACACGCTGTCCACCTCAAAGAACACAGACCCCGGCCAGTCGAACATGGCTTAA
- the LOC143431552 gene encoding glycogen synthase kinase-3 beta isoform X2, with protein sequence MAPAATLDWSEPCQHWRYPKFCPSGQQKHERAKSAMELSSKEANTAYKKFCKFLRRLKNKKHRDGNKVTAVVATPGAGPDRPQEISYTDTKVIGNGSFGVVYLAKLCDTEELVAIKKVLQDKRFKNRELQIMRRLEHCNIVKLKYFFYSSGDKKDEVYLNLVLEYIPETVYKVARHYNKSKQTIPINFIKLYMYQLFRSLAYIHSLGICHRDIKPQNLLLDPESGVLKLCDFGSAKHLVKGEPNVSYICSRYYRAPELIFGAIDYTTKIDVWSAGCVVAELLLGQPIFPGDSGVDQLVEIIKVLGTPTRDQIREMNPNYTEFKFPQIKAHPWQKFMLQRMSGLKCSMEHQKIRVFRARTPSEAMELVAGLLEYTPSGRITPLEACAHPFFDELREQGTRLPNGRELPPLFNFTEYELRIQPALNSILKPKYMQTSENSGSQSEPVAGSSGNSSDNNVNTNTLSTSKNTDPGQSNMA encoded by the exons ATGGCACCCGCAGCCACGTTGGACTGGTCAGAGCCTTGCCAGCACTGGCGTTACCCGAAATTCTGCCCGTCTGGACAGCAGAAGCATGAGAGGGCGAAGAGCGCTATGGAACTCAGCAGCAAGGAGGCGAACACCGCGTACAAAAAGTTCTGCAAGTTCCTGCGCCGGCTGAAGAACAAGAAAC ATAGAGATGGCAACAAAGTGACGGCGGTGGTGGCTACACCTGGTGCGGGCCCGGATCGTCCCCAAGAAATCTCCTATACGGACACTAAAGTAATCGGTAACGGCAGCTTCGGCGTTGTGTACCTGGCGAAACTATGTGATACGGAAGAATTGGTCGCCATCAAGAAGGTTCTACAGGACAAACGATTCAAG AACAGGGAGTTACAAATCATGCGGCGCCTCGAGCACTGCAACATCGTGAAACTGAAATACTTCTTCTACTCGAGCGGCGACAAG AAGGACGAGGTTTATCTGAATCTAGTACTGGAATACATACCCGAAACTGTGTACAAAGTTGCTCGGCATTATAACAAAAGCAAGCAGACCATACCGATCAATTTTATCAAG CTGTACATGTACCAACTATTCCGCTCTCTGGCGTACATCCACTCGTTGGGGATCTGTCACAGGGACATCAAACCGCAGAATCTGCTGCTGGACCCGGAATCCGGCGTCCTGAAGCTCTGTGATTTCGGCTCGGCCAAGCACCTGGTCAAAGGGGAGCCCAACGTGTCTTACATCTGTAGTCGTTATTATCGCGCGCCCGAATTGATCTTTGGTGCTATCGATTATACCACGAAAATTG ACGTGTGGAGCGCAGGTTGCGTAGTGGCGGAATTGTTGCTGGGTCAGCCGATATTCCCCGGCGATAGCGGCGTGGATCAGCTGGTCGAGATCATCAAGGTCCTCGGGACACCTACTCGCGACCAGATACGCGAGATGAACCCCAACTACACCGAGTTCAAATTTCCACAGATCAAGGCGCACCCATGGCAAAAG TTTATGCTTCAACGAATGAGTGGACTAAAGTGTTCCATGGAGCACCAAAAGATTAGA GTGTTCAGGGCACGCACGCCATCAGAAGCGATGGAGTTGGTGGCCGGGCTGCTCGAATACACGCCGTCCGGTCGGATCACGCCGCTGGAAGCGTGCGCCCATCCGTTCTTCGACGAGCTCCGGGAGCAGGGGACGCGGCTGCCGAACGGCCGGGAACTCCCGCCGTTATTCAACTTCACCGAGTACGAGCTGCGAATTCAGCCGGCCCTGAATTCGATCCTAAAGCCGAAGTACATGCAAACATCGGAGAACTCCGGCAGCCAGTCGGAACCGGTTGCTGGGAGTAGCGGTAACTCTAGTGATAATAACGTGAACACCAACACGCTGTCCACCTCAAAGAACACAGACCCCGGCCAGTCGAACATGGCTTAA
- the LOC143431552 gene encoding glycogen synthase kinase-3 beta isoform X5, producing the protein MAPAATLDWSEPCQHWRYPKFCPSGQQKHERAKSAMELSSKEANTAYKKFCKFLRRLKNKKHRDGNKVTAVVATPGAGPDRPQEISYTDTKVIGNGSFGVVYLAKLCDTEELVAIKKVLQDKRFKNRELQIMRRLEHCNIVKLKYFFYSSGDKNILNATNAVFHVDKDEVYLNLVLEYIPETVYKVARHYNKSKQTIPINFIKLYMYQLFRSLAYIHSLGICHRDIKPQNLLLDPESGVLKLCDFGSAKHLVKGEPNVSYICSRYYRAPELIFGAIDYTTKIDVWSAGCVVAELLLGQPIFPGDSGVDQLVEIIKVLGTPTRDQIREMNPNYTEFKFPQIKAHPWQKVFRARTPSEAMELVAGLLEYTPSGRITPLEACAHPFFDELREQGTRLPNGRELPPLFNFTEYELRIQPALNSILKPKYMQTSENSGSQSEPVAGSSGNSSDNNVNTNTLSTSKNTDPGQSNMA; encoded by the exons ATGGCACCCGCAGCCACGTTGGACTGGTCAGAGCCTTGCCAGCACTGGCGTTACCCGAAATTCTGCCCGTCTGGACAGCAGAAGCATGAGAGGGCGAAGAGCGCTATGGAACTCAGCAGCAAGGAGGCGAACACCGCGTACAAAAAGTTCTGCAAGTTCCTGCGCCGGCTGAAGAACAAGAAAC ATAGAGATGGCAACAAAGTGACGGCGGTGGTGGCTACACCTGGTGCGGGCCCGGATCGTCCCCAAGAAATCTCCTATACGGACACTAAAGTAATCGGTAACGGCAGCTTCGGCGTTGTGTACCTGGCGAAACTATGTGATACGGAAGAATTGGTCGCCATCAAGAAGGTTCTACAGGACAAACGATTCAAG AACAGGGAGTTACAAATCATGCGGCGCCTCGAGCACTGCAACATCGTGAAACTGAAATACTTCTTCTACTCGAGCGGCGACAAG AACATCTTAAACGCGACTAATGCAGTTTTTCACGTGGAC AAGGACGAGGTTTATCTGAATCTAGTACTGGAATACATACCCGAAACTGTGTACAAAGTTGCTCGGCATTATAACAAAAGCAAGCAGACCATACCGATCAATTTTATCAAG CTGTACATGTACCAACTATTCCGCTCTCTGGCGTACATCCACTCGTTGGGGATCTGTCACAGGGACATCAAACCGCAGAATCTGCTGCTGGACCCGGAATCCGGCGTCCTGAAGCTCTGTGATTTCGGCTCGGCCAAGCACCTGGTCAAAGGGGAGCCCAACGTGTCTTACATCTGTAGTCGTTATTATCGCGCGCCCGAATTGATCTTTGGTGCTATCGATTATACCACGAAAATTG ACGTGTGGAGCGCAGGTTGCGTAGTGGCGGAATTGTTGCTGGGTCAGCCGATATTCCCCGGCGATAGCGGCGTGGATCAGCTGGTCGAGATCATCAAGGTCCTCGGGACACCTACTCGCGACCAGATACGCGAGATGAACCCCAACTACACCGAGTTCAAATTTCCACAGATCAAGGCGCACCCATGGCAAAAG GTGTTCAGGGCACGCACGCCATCAGAAGCGATGGAGTTGGTGGCCGGGCTGCTCGAATACACGCCGTCCGGTCGGATCACGCCGCTGGAAGCGTGCGCCCATCCGTTCTTCGACGAGCTCCGGGAGCAGGGGACGCGGCTGCCGAACGGCCGGGAACTCCCGCCGTTATTCAACTTCACCGAGTACGAGCTGCGAATTCAGCCGGCCCTGAATTCGATCCTAAAGCCGAAGTACATGCAAACATCGGAGAACTCCGGCAGCCAGTCGGAACCGGTTGCTGGGAGTAGCGGTAACTCTAGTGATAATAACGTGAACACCAACACGCTGTCCACCTCAAAGAACACAGACCCCGGCCAGTCGAACATGGCTTAA
- the LOC143431552 gene encoding glycogen synthase kinase-3 beta isoform X7, whose translation MAPAATLDWSEPCQHWRYPKFCPSGQQKHERAKSAMELSSKEANTAYKKFCKFLRRLKNKKHRDGNKVTAVVATPGAGPDRPQEISYTDTKVIGNGSFGVVYLAKLCDTEELVAIKKVLQDKRFKNRELQIMRRLEHCNIVKLKYFFYSSGDKKDEVYLNLVLEYIPETVYKVARHYNKSKQTIPINFIKLYMYQLFRSLAYIHSLGICHRDIKPQNLLLDPESGVLKLCDFGSAKHLVKGEPNVSYICSRYYRAPELIFGAIDYTTKIDVWSAGCVVAELLLGQPIFPGDSGVDQLVEIIKVLGTPTRDQIREMNPNYTEFKFPQIKAHPWQKVFRARTPSEAMELVAGLLEYTPSGRITPLEACAHPFFDELREQGTRLPNGRELPPLFNFTEYELRIQPALNSILKPKYMQTSENSGSQSEPVAGSSGNSSDNNVNTNTLSTSKNTDPGQSNMA comes from the exons ATGGCACCCGCAGCCACGTTGGACTGGTCAGAGCCTTGCCAGCACTGGCGTTACCCGAAATTCTGCCCGTCTGGACAGCAGAAGCATGAGAGGGCGAAGAGCGCTATGGAACTCAGCAGCAAGGAGGCGAACACCGCGTACAAAAAGTTCTGCAAGTTCCTGCGCCGGCTGAAGAACAAGAAAC ATAGAGATGGCAACAAAGTGACGGCGGTGGTGGCTACACCTGGTGCGGGCCCGGATCGTCCCCAAGAAATCTCCTATACGGACACTAAAGTAATCGGTAACGGCAGCTTCGGCGTTGTGTACCTGGCGAAACTATGTGATACGGAAGAATTGGTCGCCATCAAGAAGGTTCTACAGGACAAACGATTCAAG AACAGGGAGTTACAAATCATGCGGCGCCTCGAGCACTGCAACATCGTGAAACTGAAATACTTCTTCTACTCGAGCGGCGACAAG AAGGACGAGGTTTATCTGAATCTAGTACTGGAATACATACCCGAAACTGTGTACAAAGTTGCTCGGCATTATAACAAAAGCAAGCAGACCATACCGATCAATTTTATCAAG CTGTACATGTACCAACTATTCCGCTCTCTGGCGTACATCCACTCGTTGGGGATCTGTCACAGGGACATCAAACCGCAGAATCTGCTGCTGGACCCGGAATCCGGCGTCCTGAAGCTCTGTGATTTCGGCTCGGCCAAGCACCTGGTCAAAGGGGAGCCCAACGTGTCTTACATCTGTAGTCGTTATTATCGCGCGCCCGAATTGATCTTTGGTGCTATCGATTATACCACGAAAATTG ACGTGTGGAGCGCAGGTTGCGTAGTGGCGGAATTGTTGCTGGGTCAGCCGATATTCCCCGGCGATAGCGGCGTGGATCAGCTGGTCGAGATCATCAAGGTCCTCGGGACACCTACTCGCGACCAGATACGCGAGATGAACCCCAACTACACCGAGTTCAAATTTCCACAGATCAAGGCGCACCCATGGCAAAAG GTGTTCAGGGCACGCACGCCATCAGAAGCGATGGAGTTGGTGGCCGGGCTGCTCGAATACACGCCGTCCGGTCGGATCACGCCGCTGGAAGCGTGCGCCCATCCGTTCTTCGACGAGCTCCGGGAGCAGGGGACGCGGCTGCCGAACGGCCGGGAACTCCCGCCGTTATTCAACTTCACCGAGTACGAGCTGCGAATTCAGCCGGCCCTGAATTCGATCCTAAAGCCGAAGTACATGCAAACATCGGAGAACTCCGGCAGCCAGTCGGAACCGGTTGCTGGGAGTAGCGGTAACTCTAGTGATAATAACGTGAACACCAACACGCTGTCCACCTCAAAGAACACAGACCCCGGCCAGTCGAACATGGCTTAA
- the LOC143431552 gene encoding glycogen synthase kinase-3 beta isoform X8 — protein sequence MSSRPRTTSFADCTNAPSNPPLGGMRVSNRDGNKVTAVVATPGAGPDRPQEISYTDTKVIGNGSFGVVYLAKLCDTEELVAIKKVLQDKRFKNRELQIMRRLEHCNIVKLKYFFYSSGDKNILNATNAVFHVDKDEVYLNLVLEYIPETVYKVARHYNKSKQTIPINFIKLYMYQLFRSLAYIHSLGICHRDIKPQNLLLDPESGVLKLCDFGSAKHLVKGEPNVSYICSRYYRAPELIFGAIDYTTKIDVWSAGCVVAELLLGQPIFPGDSGVDQLVEIIKVLGTPTRDQIREMNPNYTEFKFPQIKAHPWQKFMLQRMSGLKCSMEHQKIRVFRARTPSEAMELVAGLLEYTPSGRITPLEACAHPFFDELREQGTRLPNGRELPPLFNFTEYELRIQPALNSILKPKYMQTSENSGSQSEPVAGSSGNSSDNNVNTNTLSTSKNTDPGQSNMA from the exons ATAGAGATGGCAACAAAGTGACGGCGGTGGTGGCTACACCTGGTGCGGGCCCGGATCGTCCCCAAGAAATCTCCTATACGGACACTAAAGTAATCGGTAACGGCAGCTTCGGCGTTGTGTACCTGGCGAAACTATGTGATACGGAAGAATTGGTCGCCATCAAGAAGGTTCTACAGGACAAACGATTCAAG AACAGGGAGTTACAAATCATGCGGCGCCTCGAGCACTGCAACATCGTGAAACTGAAATACTTCTTCTACTCGAGCGGCGACAAG AACATCTTAAACGCGACTAATGCAGTTTTTCACGTGGAC AAGGACGAGGTTTATCTGAATCTAGTACTGGAATACATACCCGAAACTGTGTACAAAGTTGCTCGGCATTATAACAAAAGCAAGCAGACCATACCGATCAATTTTATCAAG CTGTACATGTACCAACTATTCCGCTCTCTGGCGTACATCCACTCGTTGGGGATCTGTCACAGGGACATCAAACCGCAGAATCTGCTGCTGGACCCGGAATCCGGCGTCCTGAAGCTCTGTGATTTCGGCTCGGCCAAGCACCTGGTCAAAGGGGAGCCCAACGTGTCTTACATCTGTAGTCGTTATTATCGCGCGCCCGAATTGATCTTTGGTGCTATCGATTATACCACGAAAATTG ACGTGTGGAGCGCAGGTTGCGTAGTGGCGGAATTGTTGCTGGGTCAGCCGATATTCCCCGGCGATAGCGGCGTGGATCAGCTGGTCGAGATCATCAAGGTCCTCGGGACACCTACTCGCGACCAGATACGCGAGATGAACCCCAACTACACCGAGTTCAAATTTCCACAGATCAAGGCGCACCCATGGCAAAAG TTTATGCTTCAACGAATGAGTGGACTAAAGTGTTCCATGGAGCACCAAAAGATTAGA GTGTTCAGGGCACGCACGCCATCAGAAGCGATGGAGTTGGTGGCCGGGCTGCTCGAATACACGCCGTCCGGTCGGATCACGCCGCTGGAAGCGTGCGCCCATCCGTTCTTCGACGAGCTCCGGGAGCAGGGGACGCGGCTGCCGAACGGCCGGGAACTCCCGCCGTTATTCAACTTCACCGAGTACGAGCTGCGAATTCAGCCGGCCCTGAATTCGATCCTAAAGCCGAAGTACATGCAAACATCGGAGAACTCCGGCAGCCAGTCGGAACCGGTTGCTGGGAGTAGCGGTAACTCTAGTGATAATAACGTGAACACCAACACGCTGTCCACCTCAAAGAACACAGACCCCGGCCAGTCGAACATGGCTTAA
- the LOC143431552 gene encoding glycogen synthase kinase-3 beta isoform X6, giving the protein MSSRPRTTSFADCTNAPSNPPLGGMRVSSHPAGGVTLKKDRDGNKVTAVVATPGAGPDRPQEISYTDTKVIGNGSFGVVYLAKLCDTEELVAIKKVLQDKRFKNRELQIMRRLEHCNIVKLKYFFYSSGDKNILNATNAVFHVDKDEVYLNLVLEYIPETVYKVARHYNKSKQTIPINFIKLYMYQLFRSLAYIHSLGICHRDIKPQNLLLDPESGVLKLCDFGSAKHLVKGEPNVSYICSRYYRAPELIFGAIDYTTKIDVWSAGCVVAELLLGQPIFPGDSGVDQLVEIIKVLGTPTRDQIREMNPNYTEFKFPQIKAHPWQKFMLQRMSGLKCSMEHQKIRVFRARTPSEAMELVAGLLEYTPSGRITPLEACAHPFFDELREQGTRLPNGRELPPLFNFTEYELRIQPALNSILKPKYMQTSENSGSQSEPVAGSSGNSSDNNVNTNTLSTSKNTDPGQSNMA; this is encoded by the exons ATAGAGATGGCAACAAAGTGACGGCGGTGGTGGCTACACCTGGTGCGGGCCCGGATCGTCCCCAAGAAATCTCCTATACGGACACTAAAGTAATCGGTAACGGCAGCTTCGGCGTTGTGTACCTGGCGAAACTATGTGATACGGAAGAATTGGTCGCCATCAAGAAGGTTCTACAGGACAAACGATTCAAG AACAGGGAGTTACAAATCATGCGGCGCCTCGAGCACTGCAACATCGTGAAACTGAAATACTTCTTCTACTCGAGCGGCGACAAG AACATCTTAAACGCGACTAATGCAGTTTTTCACGTGGAC AAGGACGAGGTTTATCTGAATCTAGTACTGGAATACATACCCGAAACTGTGTACAAAGTTGCTCGGCATTATAACAAAAGCAAGCAGACCATACCGATCAATTTTATCAAG CTGTACATGTACCAACTATTCCGCTCTCTGGCGTACATCCACTCGTTGGGGATCTGTCACAGGGACATCAAACCGCAGAATCTGCTGCTGGACCCGGAATCCGGCGTCCTGAAGCTCTGTGATTTCGGCTCGGCCAAGCACCTGGTCAAAGGGGAGCCCAACGTGTCTTACATCTGTAGTCGTTATTATCGCGCGCCCGAATTGATCTTTGGTGCTATCGATTATACCACGAAAATTG ACGTGTGGAGCGCAGGTTGCGTAGTGGCGGAATTGTTGCTGGGTCAGCCGATATTCCCCGGCGATAGCGGCGTGGATCAGCTGGTCGAGATCATCAAGGTCCTCGGGACACCTACTCGCGACCAGATACGCGAGATGAACCCCAACTACACCGAGTTCAAATTTCCACAGATCAAGGCGCACCCATGGCAAAAG TTTATGCTTCAACGAATGAGTGGACTAAAGTGTTCCATGGAGCACCAAAAGATTAGA GTGTTCAGGGCACGCACGCCATCAGAAGCGATGGAGTTGGTGGCCGGGCTGCTCGAATACACGCCGTCCGGTCGGATCACGCCGCTGGAAGCGTGCGCCCATCCGTTCTTCGACGAGCTCCGGGAGCAGGGGACGCGGCTGCCGAACGGCCGGGAACTCCCGCCGTTATTCAACTTCACCGAGTACGAGCTGCGAATTCAGCCGGCCCTGAATTCGATCCTAAAGCCGAAGTACATGCAAACATCGGAGAACTCCGGCAGCCAGTCGGAACCGGTTGCTGGGAGTAGCGGTAACTCTAGTGATAATAACGTGAACACCAACACGCTGTCCACCTCAAAGAACACAGACCCCGGCCAGTCGAACATGGCTTAA